ATCAGCGCCACACCGAGCGCCTTCATCCGCATCGGCGTGTCCCTAGTTGGCGCAATGCGCGATGTCCTCGGTCCGGCGGCTGTCGAAGGTGTCGGTCCCGATCGGCGGGCCGCTGATCCGCACCGAGGTGTCGACGATGTACACCCCGTCCTCGATCCGGTGCTCGAATCGGTCCATGCCGCGGGGGGCCGGTCCGTCGCGCTTCTCGCCGATGATCGTGTACTTCGATCCGTGGCACAGGCACTCGAACCACAGGCTGCGGTCGCACAGCTGCGGGACGTTGCAGCCGAGGTGCGGGCACTTCCGGTAGAGGGCCAGGATGTCCATCCCCGGGTCGGGGACCTCCTCCCCGGTGCCCTCGACCCGTGACTTGCCGGCGGGCACGTTCACGATGAACAGGCGTGCCTTGTTGTAGATGAACGGCAGGCCCCGAACCCATTCCGGCTGCTGGGTCGCGATGTCGCTGGCGCTGCCGATGACCAGGTTCGGGTCACCGAGGCCGCCTTTCAGGTTCGGCCACAGGAACAGGATCGTGCCGCCGAGGAACTGCAGGGTGAGCAGCCCGACGCCGACACCCACCGCCTGGCGGAGGAAGTTCCGGCGGCTGATCTCGCGGACGGGGGGTCCAGGTTGCTCACCCCAGCTCGGCGGCTGACTAGTCACGGTGCCGTCCTCACAGGGTGAAGAACAGGCCGTCCCACGGCCATACCCAGTTCCACCCGGGGCCGCGGAAGAAGGCACCGATGAGGGTCACGCC
This sequence is a window from Actinomycetota bacterium. Protein-coding genes within it:
- a CDS encoding Rieske 2Fe-2S domain-containing protein, producing MTSQPPSWGEQPGPPVREISRRNFLRQAVGVGVGLLTLQFLGGTILFLWPNLKGGLGDPNLVIGSASDIATQQPEWVRGLPFIYNKARLFIVNVPAGKSRVEGTGEEVPDPGMDILALYRKCPHLGCNVPQLCDRSLWFECLCHGSKYTIIGEKRDGPAPRGMDRFEHRIEDGVYIVDTSVRISGPPIGTDTFDSRRTEDIAHCAN